In Halobaculum sp. XH14, a single genomic region encodes these proteins:
- a CDS encoding redoxin domain-containing protein: MPDFEVVQLPETDHPEVGDTAPDFTRPLVSEEYWTDTSLSELTAEGPVALVAFPMDGAFPATYVWNEIRDRGWGRGADDGAGSDGPTVVGLSISSPYEHKTFTAERGIDYRLFSDPGAGVAAEYGIEHDLDGMAGVTEHRPAVFLLDEERTVEYAWVASEWPDFPDYAEVEARIDDL; encoded by the coding sequence ATGCCCGACTTCGAGGTCGTGCAGCTACCGGAGACCGACCACCCCGAGGTGGGCGACACCGCGCCGGACTTCACCCGACCGCTCGTCTCCGAGGAGTACTGGACCGACACGTCGCTCTCGGAGCTGACCGCCGAGGGGCCGGTCGCACTCGTCGCCTTCCCGATGGACGGCGCGTTCCCGGCGACGTACGTCTGGAACGAGATCCGGGACCGCGGGTGGGGTCGGGGGGCGGACGACGGTGCCGGAAGCGACGGTCCGACCGTCGTCGGCCTCTCCATCTCCTCGCCGTACGAGCACAAGACGTTCACGGCCGAGCGCGGGATTGACTACCGGCTGTTCTCCGATCCCGGAGCCGGCGTGGCGGCGGAGTACGGCATCGAACACGACCTCGACGGGATGGCGGGCGTCACCGAGCACCGACCGGCGGTGTTCCTGCTCGACGAGGAGCGGACGGTCGAGTACGCGTGGGTCGCGAGCGAGTGGCCCGACTTCCCTGACTACGCCGAGGTCGAGGCCCGCATCGACGACCTGTAG
- a CDS encoding glutaredoxin family protein — MSEEPAITLYRLQACPYCERVVNKLDEFDLAYASRFVEPMHSDRNAVARLTNKRTVPAIVDETTGVTMSESANIVEYLENTYGDGAAASGAAGAAGGAD, encoded by the coding sequence ATGTCGGAGGAACCGGCCATCACGCTGTATCGGCTCCAGGCGTGCCCGTACTGTGAGCGGGTCGTCAACAAACTGGACGAGTTCGACCTCGCGTACGCCTCCCGGTTCGTCGAACCGATGCACTCGGACCGGAACGCCGTCGCTCGGCTCACGAACAAGCGCACCGTCCCGGCCATCGTCGACGAGACGACCGGCGTCACGATGTCCGAGTCGGCGAACATCGTCGAGTACCTCGAGAACACGTACGGCGACGGGGCGGCCGCGTCCGGCGCGGCCGGCGCCGCCGGAGGTGCCGACTGA
- a CDS encoding hemolysin family protein — protein sequence MGLSTEYASLVAHALLQGSGIIGSFPINDTTITIGGAIAIVILIALSGFFSSSEIAMFSLANHRVDHLVESGKRGARTVKSLKEDPHRLLVTILVGNNIVNIAMSSLATAIVGIYFDPGPAVLISTFGITSLVLLFGESAPKSYAVENTESWALRISRPLQYSEYVLLPLVVTFDYLTRLVNKVTGGRSAIETQYVTRDEIQDMIQTGEREGVIEEDEREMLDRIFRFNRTIAKEVMTPRLDINAVPKDATLDEAIETCVQADHERVPVYEGNLDNIVGVVNVRDLVRARYYGEGDQTLASVVQPTLHVPESKNADELLEEMQESRMQMVVVIDEFGTTEGILTLEDMVEEIVGDILEGDETEPFEFVDDHTAMVRGEVNIDEVNEVLGIDLPEGEEFETLAGFVFNRAGRLVEEGEEIEFGNVAIRIEQVDNTRIMLARVTITEEPEEVGTDDDLDAETGSEQELEN from the coding sequence ATGGGTTTGTCGACGGAATACGCCTCTCTAGTGGCTCACGCGCTCCTCCAGGGGAGCGGGATCATCGGGTCGTTCCCGATCAACGATACGACGATCACCATCGGCGGAGCGATCGCCATCGTCATCCTCATCGCGCTCTCCGGGTTCTTCTCCTCCTCGGAGATCGCGATGTTCTCGCTCGCCAACCACCGCGTCGACCACCTCGTCGAGAGCGGGAAGCGCGGCGCGCGGACCGTCAAGAGCCTGAAGGAGGACCCCCACCGCCTGCTCGTGACCATCCTGGTGGGCAACAACATCGTCAACATCGCGATGTCCTCGCTCGCGACCGCAATCGTCGGCATCTACTTCGACCCCGGCCCGGCCGTCCTCATCTCGACGTTCGGGATCACGTCGCTAGTGCTCCTGTTCGGCGAGTCGGCACCGAAGAGCTACGCCGTCGAGAACACCGAGTCCTGGGCGCTCCGCATCTCGCGCCCGCTGCAGTACTCCGAGTACGTCCTCCTGCCGCTTGTCGTCACCTTCGATTACCTCACGCGGCTCGTGAACAAGGTCACCGGCGGGCGCTCGGCCATCGAGACCCAGTACGTCACCCGCGACGAGATCCAGGACATGATCCAGACCGGGGAGCGGGAGGGGGTCATCGAGGAGGACGAGCGCGAGATGCTCGACCGCATCTTCCGGTTCAACCGCACCATCGCCAAGGAGGTGATGACCCCGCGGCTCGACATCAACGCGGTCCCGAAGGACGCCACCCTCGACGAGGCGATCGAGACCTGCGTCCAGGCCGACCACGAGCGCGTCCCCGTCTACGAGGGGAACCTCGACAACATCGTCGGCGTCGTGAACGTCCGGGACCTCGTCCGGGCGCGCTACTACGGCGAGGGCGACCAGACGCTCGCCTCGGTCGTCCAGCCGACCCTGCACGTCCCCGAGTCGAAGAACGCCGACGAACTGCTGGAGGAGATGCAGGAGTCGCGGATGCAGATGGTCGTCGTCATCGACGAGTTCGGCACCACCGAGGGGATCCTCACGCTGGAGGACATGGTCGAGGAGATCGTCGGTGACATCCTCGAGGGCGACGAGACGGAGCCGTTCGAGTTCGTCGACGACCACACCGCGATGGTTCGGGGCGAGGTGAACATCGACGAGGTGAACGAGGTGCTCGGCATCGACCTCCCGGAGGGCGAGGAGTTCGAGACGCTCGCGGGCTTCGTGTTCAACCGCGCCGGCCGCCTCGTCGAGGAGGGCGAGGAGATCGAGTTCGGCAACGTTGCCATCCGCATCGAGCAGGTCGACAACACCCGCATCATGCTCGCCCGGGTCACCATCACCGAGGAGCCGGAGGAGGTCGGGACCGACGACGACCTCGACGCCGAAACCGGCTCCGAGCAGGAACTCGAGAACTGA